CCACATGCGTGGTCCTCGGGGTGTCGGCGGCGGATTCGTTCGAGATGTTGATGAGGGCTGACGTGTAGAGGGCGTTCCTCATCAGCTCCTGGGCTCGGCGGTGGAGGTCGGCGCCGATCTCCTGCGGAGCCTTCCCCTGGAGAGCGCGGACGTGCGTGCCCTCGAGCAGCACCGCGAGCCGGTAGCCGGCGAGCACCCGGAACCACGGCAGCCGGTCGACGCTCCTCCCGCTGGCCGCACGCCACTGGTCGATGACGACGGCCTCGTCGGGCAGCCCGTGGTCCCGGACCCTCCAGGCGTAGGGGGACCCTGGGGTCGGCCAGGTGACGAGGAGCTCGGCCAGGTCGAGGAGCGGGTCACCGACGGTGGCCAGCTCCCAGTCGATGATGCTCACGCCGCTGCCGTCACGGTGGACCAGCACGTTGCCGAGGTGCGCGTCCCCGTGGACGACGCCCGGCTGATCGTCCGCGGGCACGTGGTCGACGAGCCAGTCGTGGATCTCGTCAGCCCCCTCCAGGCGCGCCGCGAGACCCACCTGGGCGCGTTGGGTCCGCAGCACGCGGCCCCAACGCTCGGGTTGCCGAGCGACCCAGCCGGCCCCCCGGCCCAGGTCGTCGAGGCCGAGCGCCCGAGGGTCCTGCCGGGCCAGCACGCCGAAGCCGGTCGCGATCTGGGCACCGATCTCGTGCATCCGGCTCGGCTCGGCGCGCAGCGCGCGAGTCTCCCGATCGCTGGGGTCGGCCGCCTCCCAGAGGCTGGTGCCCTCCACGAGCTCGCTCACTTGGAAGGGAGTGCCGAGGACGTCCGCCGTCAGGCACACGCCGACGAGCCGGGGGTGGGGGACATCGGTGCCGGCGAGGGCCCGCAGCACCCTGGCCTCGCGACGAGCCGAGTCCACCCCGGCGCTCCCCTCGCGCACCGGCTGACGTCGCACGACCAGTGCTCGACCGCCGCGCACGAAGGCGCCGATCTGGTTCTGCGTACCGCCCCGCAGCGTCCGGACGTCGGTCAGCGCGCCCCCTTCGACCCCTTGGGCATCGAGCCAGGCGCGCAGCGCGAAGACATCGGGGTCAGCGGACACTGCTGAGGCCGCCGTCGATGCAGATGATCTGACCGGTGACGAAGTGGGTGACGTCCGAGAGGAGCGTGACGATCACGGGGGCGAGATCGGTCGTGGGATCGCCCAGCTTGCCCCCCACGGGGATCCGGCCGGCCATGAAGACGTCGTGCGCCGCGAGCTGCTCGGGGGTGAGGTGGTCACGGGTCGCTTGGTACATCGGCGTCCACATGGCCGGGACGATCGCGTTGAGGGTGATGCCGTGCCGGCCCCACTCGTGCGCGACCGAGCGGGTCCAGGCCATGACACCGGCCTTGGCAGCCGAGTAGTGGGCTGCGCCGGGGAAGGGGTCGAGCCCGGCGCCGGAGGCGACGTTGAGGATGCGGCCGCCGCCGGCCTGCAGAAGGGGGAAGGCCGCCTGGTTGGTGAGGAAGGCGCCGCGCAGGCTCACGTCGACCACGTGATCCCACTCGGCGTCCGTGAGCTCTTCGGCCGGGGTTCGCGTCTCGACCCCCGCACCGTGGACCAGCGAGTCGAGGCCACCGAAGTCTGCGGCCACCGCGGCGAAGACCTCTGTCACGGAGCTCCGGGAGGTGACATCGCAGGAGTGGTAGACGGCTCGTCCCGGGCCCGCAGCGGTGGCCGACCCCGCGACTGCCTGCCCGGCGTCATCGAGCACGTCGAGCACCGCGACGAGCGCGCCCTCGGCGCACAGGACCCGCACCAGGGACTCCCCGATGCCACGAGCGCCGCCCGTGACGATGATCCGTGATCCGGTGAGGTCAACGTGCATGTGGTGCTTCTCCTCGTTCGCCTGCAGCCCGCTCGTCCATGTGGGCGCGGTGTCGGTCGTAGTGGCGGTCGTCGACGACGACCATGGTGGCGTCGGCCCGGGCCAGCACCTCACCGGTGCCGGCGAGCTCGAGGACTGCCTCGACGAAGCGGCGGCGGCCCTCGGCGCCGGTGATCCGGGCCCGGATCACGAGCTCGTTCTCGACCGGGACGGGGAGGACGAAGTCGACCCCCAGGTGAGCCGTCACCGAACGCACCCCGGTGGCCCGGACGGTCCGCCCGACGACGTCGTCGAAGGCTGCAGCCGTCCACCCGCCATGGGCGATGGAAGGACCACCGGTCCACGTGGCGGGGCAGGCCCCCCGGACCACGACCCCTTCGTCCGAGATCTCCCAGGTCCTCAGTCCGAGGCGGCATCGTCCGGCCGCGCGGCAGCCCCCGCACAAGTTCGACTCGTGCGGGGGGCTGCCCATGGTGCGCTCCTCGATCGTGCAGGCCTTACTTCTTCGGCATGACGTAGAGATCCTTGGCGTCGACGGCCTTGAAGTCCTTCAAGGTCCCGTCGGCGTCAGACGAGGCGATCAGGCCACCGGTCGAGCAGATGTTGGGCGAGATGGCCTTGGGCACCTGCTTGCCGTTGCACTGGAAGGTCGTGCCGGCGCTGAGCGGGTAGTTCGTGGCCGGAGCCTCGCGCAGTGCCTTGGTCACGTTCTCCGCGGTGACCTCGGCCGGCTTCCCGGCGTTGATCCCGGTGATCAGGCTGAGCGTGCCCTGGAACGCGGTCTCGGCGTAGACGTCGGTCTCGAGGCCGTCGGCGTACTTGTCGAGGATGGCCCGGAGCAGGATGTAGTCCTCGTCCTTCGGGTCCGTGGTGAAGCCGGTGACGAACTTCATCTTGTCGATGCCGGGCAGCGCCGCCGCCGGGTCCTCACCGATGCAGCGACCGTCCATGAGGATGTTCTCGGTGACGTTCAGCGTCTGGAAGGCCTTGGCCGCGCTCGAGCAGAAGTTCGGGTCACCCAGGACGTACCAGATGTCCGGCTTCTTGTTGAGGGCCGCCTGGATCTGCGGCGTCATGTCAGCCGTGCCCGGGGCGATGAGGACCGGGTCGGTCTTGGCTCCTGCGTTGCCGAAGAGCAACGGGGCCAGGGTCTTGGCCGGACCAGCGC
The genomic region above belongs to Janibacter limosus and contains:
- a CDS encoding phosphotransferase family protein codes for the protein MSADPDVFALRAWLDAQGVEGGALTDVRTLRGGTQNQIGAFVRGGRALVVRRQPVREGSAGVDSARREARVLRALAGTDVPHPRLVGVCLTADVLGTPFQVSELVEGTSLWEAADPSDRETRALRAEPSRMHEIGAQIATGFGVLARQDPRALGLDDLGRGAGWVARQPERWGRVLRTQRAQVGLAARLEGADEIHDWLVDHVPADDQPGVVHGDAHLGNVLVHRDGSGVSIIDWELATVGDPLLDLAELLVTWPTPGSPYAWRVRDHGLPDEAVVIDQWRAASGRSVDRLPWFRVLAGYRLAVLLEGTHVRALQGKAPQEIGADLHRRAQELMRNALYTSALINISNESAADTPRTTHVEL
- a CDS encoding ABC transporter substrate-binding protein, coding for MKSKALRRTRVVVPLTVAALTLITACGDGGSSTSSSSVDSKAASDALGAENKASGDPIKIGYVETGQTAAIDTTNEDKTAAAVLKYANDHLGGVGGRPAELVVCETKGTPAGAQECGSKFVREDVVAVVSSSVGEPGPLIKQLNSAKIPFTANLAANEAALKGEDVFIFGNPLSVFATPAQYGKEKGATNAALVVIDVPGSAGPAKTLAPLLFGNAGAKTDPVLIAPGTADMTPQIQAALNKKPDIWYVLGDPNFCSSAAKAFQTLNVTENILMDGRCIGEDPAAALPGIDKMKFVTGFTTDPKDEDYILLRAILDKYADGLETDVYAETAFQGTLSLITGINAGKPAEVTAENVTKALREAPATNYPLSAGTTFQCNGKQVPKAISPNICSTGGLIASSDADGTLKDFKAVDAKDLYVMPKK
- a CDS encoding SDR family NAD(P)-dependent oxidoreductase, giving the protein MHVDLTGSRIIVTGGARGIGESLVRVLCAEGALVAVLDVLDDAGQAVAGSATAAGPGRAVYHSCDVTSRSSVTEVFAAVAADFGGLDSLVHGAGVETRTPAEELTDAEWDHVVDVSLRGAFLTNQAAFPLLQAGGGRILNVASGAGLDPFPGAAHYSAAKAGVMAWTRSVAHEWGRHGITLNAIVPAMWTPMYQATRDHLTPEQLAAHDVFMAGRIPVGGKLGDPTTDLAPVIVTLLSDVTHFVTGQIICIDGGLSSVR
- a CDS encoding PaaI family thioesterase; this translates as MGSPPHESNLCGGCRAAGRCRLGLRTWEISDEGVVVRGACPATWTGGPSIAHGGWTAAAFDDVVGRTVRATGVRSVTAHLGVDFVLPVPVENELVIRARITGAEGRRRFVEAVLELAGTGEVLARADATMVVVDDRHYDRHRAHMDERAAGERGEAPHAR